TAATAGAAAAGGGGGCCCTTTGCCTTGTCTTTGAAATGAGAATGGCCACTACCTGGGCTGAGGTGATACACTCAGTGCATTTTGTGGACTTAAGTGAACATCTTTTGATGCTCTTCTGCATGGAGTGATTTTCATTTAAACAGAACAGTGAATGGTCAGAGCCCATGTATTATGCATATTACTTGCTCTAGGGAAAGGATTAGAGGGAGAAAGGGCGACATGTGAgccaagagggaaaggggagatggtgagggagacagaggatCCCAgagaggctccacactcagcacccGGCCGgctgggggctcaatctcagaacctcgagatcatgccctgagcaggATTCAAGATTCtgctgcttcactgactgagctgcccaggggcCCCTGCAGGTTCTTTATGGACTTAACTCCTATTGCTCTAGTGACCTCAGAATCCATGATGCTCCCCctttcacagattaaaaaaaaaaaaaaaaagctgaggtcCTGAGAAGACCACACTGAGAGTTGGATTTTGGGCTGAGAAATCTGGAACACGGGCAAATCTGCAGGACACTGGGACTGAAGTCCCAGGGGAGGTGCACAGCTGCAAGCAGGGTGGTGACATAGATACAGAGGCCTGGTGACAGGGCTCCAGCTAGGGTGGCTCCTGGTCAGCCCTGACTCCCCCACGAACAGTCTGACTCTGGCTGACGAGTCGAGGGCCGCCAACCTTCGCCAGGTCTCGCTCCCGTCTTCCCTTTTTCTCAAACACTATATGCCACAGATGAAGCGAGAGGTGTTTCATCGCTCCCAGAACAACAAAGGCGGATGCTGGACACGCACGATGGTAAGAGACAGACGTCTTCCATTGTACAACAGAGACACTTCTTCCCAACAATGGCACCTGCCCACTGCTCAGTGTGTGCAAAGAGCCAggcacacgcatgtgtgtgctGAGGAATTTAAAAGCGCCCCCAGCCCGATTTCCCCTTGAATGTCAAGCCCTGAGCACAaactctgcctttcccccaccgACACAACTGCAAGGTGATGATCTGGAAACAGAGACGCCTGTACTCTCCGCATGAAGACTTGCCACTTTGAACAGGAAAGGACACCACCCACAGACCCCAGGATATTCCCAACACACACAGGTCAGGACactgtgaggcccagagaggaacaGGTCTCCAGAAATGGGTACAACTGAAAACACCCCTGTACTTACTTGGTTCTCCTCTGGGACCTTCTTGGGCACAGCGCTGCTATTGTCCCATGGAGCTCCACAGGCTTCTGAGTGGAAAGGAAGCCCTAGAAGGGACGGAGGTGGATTCAGAAGGGCGAGGGCCACGCAGGATTCAAGCCAACCCTCTCCCCCTGCGCCAGCCTATTCCATGCTGTCCCTCTTCCTGTTTCTCATGGGACTCCCCTGACCCCTGTGGATGAAGGAGGGAACAGTCCCTCACCCTCACACGTATGACCACTCTGCCTGGGAACAGATGTTTCCAGAACTAATCTATTACGCTGGACAACTGGGGCCTCCACAAATGAGGGTGATGGGAAGGTTGTGCTTCATGCAGCCCAGCCCAAAACCTCGTGTCTGCGCAGTGCCCCTGGGCAACGCATCTGTGTCTGTCCTCTGCGAAATGTCACCTTTCTTCTCCATGGCAGACACCTGCTGCCCAGTTCTGGGCGGTGGACCAGACAGTCCATGAGATGGACGTCCACACAAAGTGGAGGAATGTGACCATGTCCTCACTCGGGCTTATCTTTGCTTTGCAAAGCCTTGTGGTACCACCTCTCCATCCTCTCCACTGACAGAAGTGGCTAAACTGTGAATGTGCTTTATGACTCACATCAATTCAGATCATCTCACCGTGTGGTGGAGGAACGAGGTGGGGCTGAGGCCCCCAGGTCCCCCAgtgtggaggtggaggaggaggaggaaagcctGGTATATTCCGCCCCACGTGGTAGGGCATACGGAGGGGCCCTGGGCTATGAGGAAGCACTCCCACACCTGTACCGACCTGCAGAACAGACAAGAAAATGTCTTAGTAAAACAGACAAAAGTTGCAACACTAAGGGAAGAAACCAAAGTAAAGAGCTCTCAGCACCCGGCTTCTTCCGGAGAGCTGCATCTGCTGCAAAACTGACAAGCCCCTCCCAGCTGGTGCCAGTATAAAGACGGGGGAGAGGGCAGTGGCTGTCACAGGAATAGGCTGTCACCAAACATCACTGCCCATGTCTGCCCAAGTACACCAGCAAGTAGTCGTGTCTTAAAGATGAAAAAGGGTCACTGAAAACTAGTCAAGCAGCACATTCCAGACACGGGGGCATCGGCATCCAGGACAACACTTCGTCTTTCCTCCTCGGTTCCCAGAGAAGATTCTGGTTAGGTCAGAAGAGGTAATGGGATGAAACTGATTGCCCTTTCTCCACAAAGTTCCTGAGCCTTTCAAGGGGAATCGTGCGCTTGAGAGTCCCCAACTCTCCCCACGCTGCCTCGCCTCCTGACAAAGGGTTCTCTACTCTCTACAGCTTCTGGCCATGGACAAAGACCCTTGAGGAATTAGGGGCTTGTGGTCTGACAGAGGCCCTGGAAAAGCATCTTCCGAGGAACATGATACCAATAACCCTTCTTTACACTCAGCAGCTGTGTTTGTCTTAAATTTCATTTGGAAATTTCAACCCACTGAGTTCCAGAGTCATTTTGTCCAACGGGAAATGAAGATGGGAGGGCCAAATAAGAGAATTCACAGAAATGTGTATGCTTCCCGACGGAAAACTCCACACGTATGATGAGAACAGAAACCAGCTCTTAGGAAAGTTAGGACCAAAGGACCTGCTCCTGGAAGCCCTGTTCAAGGGCGGGGAGGCAGTGGTCAGTGCAGGTCATCACTGACGTCCCCCAGTAGAACGGGTGCGTGGGTTGCGACTCCGACAGTGCGCCTGAGAGCTCGGATACTTCAAAATACTTGTAGAAAGAGTGTGAGTAGGTGGTTCTGCACAGCATGTTTTCCAGAGAGGTAAAACAGGGATAACTCGTGAAACTTGACCTGAGAAcattctacacagcaaaggagatAGTATAAAATTCAGAGAGATTTTCCCCAGGCTCCATTTGTGAGGATTCCCGGACCCATCCAACACCAGCATGAGCACAACACCAGTTGCATCTAAACGTAACCTAAAGGGAGTCGGGCCGGCCAAAGGACTTCACTGGGGAGGGAGCGGCCCTCCTCCCCCAGTTACTTCCCAGGGGTGCACTGTGGGCAGGCAGgggtgcacacacatgcacacgcatcaTCCGCAACACCAAGTTGCAAGACGGTAGCACCCATGCCAGAACGGCTACCCGCCCCCTGCGTCTCACCTACAGCCTAGGGTGAACAGAGGCGGTGGGGACAACTGCTGTCACCACATATTAATATACGTCTGCACCTCGACACAGACAAGGAGTCTACCGCCAAGGATAATCCACTAAGGAAAAAACTCCATTCCGGACAGGCCGGGATCTACGTCCAGGATCACACTGCCCCATCATGGCAAGCACAGCATCTCCTTCTGTACATTGAGAACAAACACAATGAGAGGCTATGGGAAGCCCGGTGTCCACGCGTGGAAGTGCAGCCGCTCGTGGGTCAACCGGCGGCCCACCAGCCCCCGACTGAGCggctctgcttccctccctgacaAAGGGGTCTTCTACTCTCCACAAGGACTGTCCATGGCAACAGACACCACCAGGAGATAGGAGTGTCTGGAGTCCTACAGGGGACCTGGAAGAGTGATTTCTGAGAGAAGCAGGACCCCTACGAGTGAGCGAGACCAGCTCTGTGGACCCGCGTCCTTGACTTTTGGACACTCCTTAGCTCAGGCGCAGAGCAAATGCGTAGTCCTTGGTGCTGAGAAGCACTGAGGGGCCGATTCACCAACCCCAAATGCAAACCAGTGTGTCTGGAGAGCACATGTGACGCTCCCAGGATGGGTCGGGAGAGACACGATGAGCTGGCACAGCCACCAGACCCCATCTGAACCCGCTCACGGGAGCACAACTGAAACACCTGTGAGGGGTGGGCCCTGAGGGGAGTCACCGGGATTCCCTCTTCAGGGCTGCTGCTCCAGGGGGCGTTTCTGAGACACAACTGCCCCTGGCAGCGAGCCCCATCATCTCTCCCAGGCGCCAACTGGAGGGATTCCAGCTCACGTCTTTGTCCACACAATTGGAAAGCAGAGGAGGTCTCACAACTCACCTTCTCCAGCAACACTCAAGCTGCCCAAAGCATGTGGCACAAGTGGGAGGCAGTCCTGGCTTTTCCCATTTTTCCCTCTGTTAGGACCTCTGCAAACCTCCTCCCGGGTTAGTCTCCTGACCCGAAAACCAAAAATGCTCCTGCTCCCGCAGGAAAGTAAACCACAAACCCAGCCGGACTAGCTGACTTCACTATGGAGTGAGACGTCTTCCTCCTCGAATTATTTACACACATCcgtgcgtgtgcgcgcgcgcgcgcgcacacacacacacacacacacacacacacacgaggtgAGCATCCTACCACCACATGTCTCTAAGCATCTGCGCtttggaaggaagggggaagtTGAGGATCTCTACCGCAGCACCCGGAGGCTCCTGGGTGAGCGGCGTGCACTCTGAAAGGGATGATCGCAGATCACACGCAACACCAAAAGGCCAGGACAGGGTGCTGTCCACACTGCAAAACATTTCAGAAACGGACACAACTCAAAACGCCCACACCACTTACCGTAGGCATCTCTGGGCCCTTTTGAGGGCCGGTGTGGCTGTTCATCCTGGGAACCGGTCTAGGTGCTGGATCAGACAAAGGACAGAGGTTTATTGTGGTTTGCACGCCCTCCATGCCTTCCTCTCCCATCTTGCACTCTTTCCCACACACGTGTCCCTTATCAGAGGGTTTCCCACGTGACTCAAGTGACTCCTTTGCTAGGAGAGACACCAGTCCCCTGACTCTTGCGGGAGACACTCCAGGACCCCGGTTCCAGTGTTTCCATAAGTAATGCATCCCGTGTGGACAGGTCGGGGTACAACTGTCTGGAAATCAACACTAAAATTGGGGTGCTCAACACACATCAGGCAAGTCACTTTTTCTTCATAGATTAAACATCTAAGTGAGAAGAGCCTTGGGTGGGTGACATCCACAAACCCCCACCGTGAACGGCCCACTTTCTCTTCCCCGGACACAAGGGATGGTTCGTTTGTCCAGCCTGCGGATGAGACCTAGCACGCGTGACTGACCAACAAGTAAGCATTTcagagaagaaacagactctgaaggTTGTAGAGTCACAAACAATGAAAGCATAGGCAGATGGAGCAATAAAGCTATGGCATGACACCGACAGCATGAGAggaataaaatacatttcattgATGAATATGGTCCTATAGAttaccaataaaacaaaaatataggaaCCTCCATAACAAGCAAATAAATGTCCTTTTTCACAAatagtcttttttcccccaaggctTGACTCCTGAGTCCAGGTGGGAAGGGAGCTCGGCTCCCACCTTCTCAGGCGCAGCTCTTCAGAAGGGGGTGGCCGGGGGGGAAGGTGTGGAGGGGCGTGAGCTCCACCTGTCACAGGGGCAAGTGTCCAGGAATGGGAAAGGCACCGTGTGGTTTCACGGCAGAAATCAGGCTGCTGCATTTCACATCGTGCTTCCTACCTTGCCACAGAGGCTTCTGGAACTCAGGCCTTCCCGGCATCAGTCTGCACTGCGTGGGTCCCACAGGCAGCATCTCCCTTTCCATCATGCGCAGTCTTGAACACAGAAAAAGAACGGACATTTCTTAAGAATTAAAACACCACGTCCTCTCCTAGGCGCTAAACAGCAGAGCCGTCACCCCTCCAAACCGTAAAAACACACGTCAAACTCTCACACCTGTGTTTCAGGTAGGCgttctccctgctctgctgcactctcctcctctcccaaTCCTGAGCCCTCATCTGTGGGAGAAAAACACACCCATCACCGGTTGTGCCAGACTGTGCCCCAAGAGAAGAcgaggaaaaggaaaacacttaCCCAGTTAGCCACAGCATTCCTCTCCTGCACTGCCATCTGAAAAAAGCCAACACACCAAAAGCCCATGTTCAGGGCTCTAAGGGCCACTACCGTCACCTGCAGGGGGCGCCAAGGGGTCAGTGTGTTGGGCACAACTCAGGTTACCTGGCCTTGGAAGGTGAACTCCGCCTCTGAAAGCTGATGTTGCATGTCTTCCACTTGTTGTCTGAGGGACAAGTGTTTTCATCAGACAAAACCCAACATGGGGTGTGATTTTTCCATCATCTACCCAAGTGACCAACCTCCTCTATCAGTCCCCTCATACAACGGGTCCTGGCACAGGAACCACTTTCACCTGATTATAACTGGACAGTAGGATCAAAGCTATTGTTACAGCCTTTCTTAATCGTTTTCCTAGGCCTGCAGGTTCAGAATTGAATAATTTCCTTACCCATTTTCAATCCTTCCCTCAGTTATCACATGACAAGTGTCTTTGGTCATGAAGCTCTATTTCTCCTTGAACTTCTATCCTCGCCATGGTTCCCAGGGTTGCAAAAACCATCACCATCAGATGGCACTACAACGTTTATAGGTAAGATTCATCCTAGGACAAACTGCTCTCCTCAAGATTAGGACAACTGACACCAAGGACACTGGTGTGGAGTCAGTTTCCACAGAGTCACGCCAGCTCTGGGGATCAGGACATGTTTAGTAAAGTAATTGTTTTGTTCCTTATCTTTCTGTGGCTGTTAATTCTCTCTGGATATATCCTCtgaatttttgtgtatatatcctGGGTACTAGTAATGTACAAGATGAAAAATCCAAAGGGAACAGGGATTTCAGGAGCCAGAAGTAGGTAGTGTCTGGACTTACCTATagttctccatttcttctttggTCTCCTTCAGATTATCTTCGGCAGCTGACAGCCCATTCCTGGTTGCATTCAGTTCGTTAATGGTCTCTTCTAAATTCCTAAGATGGGAAAGTTATGTACATTGTCCAGGAGACAAGGTCCTGAATTTCTGCCATTTACCCTCCCAATCATAATTGATGGCCTAGGTTGGAATGTCCCCGCTAACAGCATAGACTGACAACACAACAGGGAGATGAATGGAGGCCCCATTTAGGGTTCAACGACAATCAAACTCTGGCTGCTGCCAAGTTCCCTCCAGTCGGGACTGTCTTTATACTTCCCTACTTCAATTCATTCACCATGTCACCAAATAACATTGCACTCTGTGCCCTCTCAGAGTTGGTCTTCAGGT
The sequence above is a segment of the Mustela lutreola isolate mMusLut2 chromosome 17, mMusLut2.pri, whole genome shotgun sequence genome. Coding sequences within it:
- the LOC131820032 gene encoding transport and Golgi organization protein 1 homolog, with product MNKSLRQPSKPTLLTSPFAAFTIHELGLVFEVDSMELTVFHLKSGPWTKDPEYVTVHMDYLRTYFWQNLEETINELNATRNGLSAAEDNLKETKEEMENYRQQVEDMQHQLSEAEFTFQGQMAVQERNAVANWMRAQDWERRRVQQSRENAYLKHRLRMMEREMLPVGPTQCRLMPGRPEFQKPLWQAPRPVPRMNSHTGPQKGPEMPTVGTGVGVLPHSPGPLRMPYHVGRNIPGFPPPPPPPHWGTWGPQPHLVPPPHGLPFHSEACGAPWDNSSAVPKKVPEENQANHFVN